A region of the Ranitomeya variabilis isolate aRanVar5 chromosome 5, aRanVar5.hap1, whole genome shotgun sequence genome:
tatCATATCTAGGATTAGTATAtatagatttattattttttatagtttttttttaattaaatgggaAATGTACgcactgtatacagtgagctccccctagtggtgacagcaggatACCAGAGTTTTACCTTTTAACTCTATGGTAGGGGGTTTGGAGCTTTGTACTGGAGTTTTTACCCCTCTACTATTATTTGTCAGTGCAGAATATTAGATTTTGTTAGCGGACCCCcgagaaaaaaaaagaacaaacaaaaaaacaaaacaaaaaacaaacaaacaaacaaactcaCCTCCTCCACCGGCAGCTCTTTGAGACGAGGGAGCGAGCTGGACAGGAGCCCGATGAGGAACGGGGTGGGGGAGCAGACAATGTCGATCATTGATGGCGGGAGCACAGGAATGTAGGTGTGCTGCCAGGCGAATGGGTAAATTAGCGCCACCATGGCATGGCAGCATTTGGACAAGGTgctgaaaataaaaaagtaaatatagGGTAAACTCTAAAAGGGGCACTGCCCAGAAATCAGCGAATAGAATGCCAGAGTTACAGTGCAGACTGACACTGTATAAAAtattgcagattttcctagacggcGGCATTAAATCTGCCTAAATAAACCCGTATTGGTCCCACATCTGCCCCCCGAGGCTTCGCGAGTCACTTGGGACGGAGACATTCCTGGCCCGCTGCCCAGATTCCGGCTGCCTCTACAACGCTCCATAATTACACGCCGGGTGACATCAGCGCCGAACGCTGTCGTGTTTACAACGGTCTCCGTGACAACACAACAGGAAAAGAACACAAAAAAAAGGAATGCTGCGCACTTAACCCTTTAATGATCAGGAAACGGGACATAATacggtcacaggttaaaaaaaaaagctaattttGGAGGAAGTTTCTACATACAATATTTTTAGCTGTGATCAGAGTTAAATGCTGCTTCCACCCTAATAAAACAAATGATAAAATTTGGGGAAAATATCGGTCCTTCAGAAGCCACGCTCCTTTCCTCTGTCAGTTCCTCCCGGCAGCCAATGATATCACATTTCTGTCAATCCCTTGGGattttcaggatctctgcttgctgtcaacaAATAGTAACCTTCATTATTTACTTTCTttgaaggggtattcccatttccaagatcctctctcaatatgtagtaggtgtaatatcaataatattagcaaatatctccaattagaaatattgtatagttctcctgattagcttgtcgcttacctcatgtacagggcattgcaacagcttaggtatccatgggtaCAGCCACTAACTACTAActctcactatatgagtggtcataaccatggatacctaagctagtgCAAAGCCCTGCACAAGGGGTAAGCGAcaaagctaatcagaagaactatactacatttctaattggaggtatttcctaataatattattattacacctactacatattgtgataggatcttggagatgggaatacccctataaAAGGAGGATTTATCTTTGCAATAAACGGCAGGAGGCCTAAAGCTGTCCTTGACTGGTGGACTGGGGGCCTCCTGACTCTCTCCTGACAGTGTGTCGGGGGACAGAGGAATAGGGGAAGATAAGCCGATGCCAGATTTATCTGGCAGCAACTTACTTTCCTTCCCTGCTCCCAACAATGCACTCTCAGCGGAACTGAGCATGCATGTACATGTGGGGTTAAGAGGAATAGATCTATTGAGGGCGTATGAGCACCTTTAATTAAAGGCCTAGTACTAACAAGAACCAATATTTATAGAAGGGATCTACCTGAGGGTGTCCGCCATGAAAATGACCCTTCTTTCCAAGAGGAGAGAGGCGAAGACCTGTATGAGGTGCCGTACGCCGAGCGTGGAGAAAAGGGCATCGAAGTCCACATGCTCAAGCCGAGAGTCCAAGGGTCGACACAGCTCGATCACCTAGGAAGAAATCAGAATGAGGAAACAGCGCCACTCTAGTGCCTGTGGCTGTGGCCGGTACTGCAGCTCTTCCCCTAATAAAGTGAATCCTCGATGTCAATAAGGCACGCCCCGATACGGTCCGATGAGCGCCGACCTATCACCGCTCTGTAAACCTCCTTATATTCCGTACCTCAGTCCCTGATCCCGGCAGGAAATTCTTCACCGAGATCTTCCGTCCCAGGGCTGGAAACGGGGCGTCTATGATGGCTCTCATGAACGGCTGCACCAGCGCTGGAGAGATGCCTCTTCTTTTCTCCACCTCATCCAGGATCTACAGAAATTTCATGATTTAATTTATTTCGTTGCGTTTTTACTTCCCCCTCATTAAATGGTTTGTTAATATAAAAAATGGCTGCTTTATTCCAAAACAGCGCCACCCCTATCCACAGGTGGAACGTTGTATTGCAGCTTATCCCCATTTAATTCAATAGAGCTGAGCTGCCATACTGGGAATTACCTGTGCGCAGGGGAGGTGCTAtttctttaaaaaagaaaaaaaaaaaaaaaaaattcactttttTTAGTCCCATAAATAATTTTTCAATAATTCTAACTCCGTTTGCTCTGATCATTACCTTGGAGAACAGATTAAAACATCCCAGTCGGCTCACAATGCAGTACACCTCGGGGAGACGCTTCCCTTTACCACTAGGCTGGATGGAAAAAAATATAGAAttagaatattatatatattttttatatatatatattttagtatttattgtttttttttattattattttatataaacatatatttttttattttgtttcattatatatatgtattttactttattattatataagtatatattttatatatatatatatatatatatatatatatatatatatgtatatacatatatttttgcattatgtttttcttttttttatttactatagaagtatatatatatattatatatatatatatatatatatatatatatatatatatatatatatatatatatatatatatatatatatatatatatatatacaagcgtTAGGTGTGTGAATAAAAAGTTATGCACACAAATCATGTGAGGGTGTAGTTCACGTGTCCGCCAGTAGGCGTCACTATTACtggctaaaaaaaattaaaataaataaaaaataaaaaaatatataattcaaaataaaaaaaaaataataacaataagaaAAATTAATGACAATAGTATGAAAACTAATTTATTTGAAAGGCCCAAGACTATCTATTCATTATATAAGAATCAAcctttatgtttaaaaaaaaaaaaaagataaatgccGGCCCCCTTAAGGGTCTGTTAATTACCAGGAGTCGCCTACAGTAGCCGAAGCGCCGACTGCCATCCTCACCGGTCAGCACGAAGGAGAATGTCTCACTGCAAAGAAGAGAAATTCATAATTGTGGGCAAAAGTAagtatattttttaataattaaagggtaaaaaaaagtattttcaagCGTGAATActagtaacaaaccctcagctgcgaGGTCTGTGAAGATTTCCACCCTTTGGATATAAACAAGAATGTTTTTATTCGAAAACAGCAAGCGGAGATCTGATAAATAAAAGGCCAGATTTATCGCAGCTGTCTGAAAGTAAACCTGACTCTGTTGcccgtagcaaccaatcacagagcagctttcatGTTTAAAAAGCACCAGGAggaatgaaagctgcgctgtgattggttgctatggacaacattAGAAACCAGTTGAAATGTTGACTATCGTGACCCATGTTAATGCCCGAAATCTTATTGCGCACCAGTCCTGATGACATAATGGACGGAaggctttttttttccccttaccttTCGAACTCAGTGACAGGAGACCAGTCCTTGGCGTCCGGGAAGCAGAACTGGGGAATGGCTTTAAACTGGTCGCCGGCTTCTCGCATGAACTTGAAGGATCTTTCCAACTACGGCGAAAGATGAGAAAGATTCAGAGCGGGTCACCCGTTACAACAAACGAACCACTGCTCTGTAATTAACGCAGCTCCAGATAAAAGCGGTGGCAAATTATGGAAAAAAGGACGATAAAAAAGCAAAGTTCACGTATATATGGGATTTACATGGGATCGCTCCCCTCCCCCGCTCCCCTTTTATCACATTACAATGATTTAAAGGGATTCTccacctaaatttttttttttataaaaatgtaacaaaaagaCAGAGAAATGCCTTAAATTGAAGCTGCCAAATTTCCGTACTTCTTATACACTCCTAACTCCGTGCAAATCGGCCTTGAACTGGGTATCTAAGACAAAATGGTTGCTAGGGACATTATTTAAGTTGATAGGCAATGTATCCCAGGTAACTAGACAGTCTCCAGGAAATAAAAATCCTGCACAAATGTAGTTTTCCTCtgctattcctcctggaaatgtatgtaTAAAAATCACCGTGTATAGGAGTAAATCTTCCCTTTAAGAGggtagtccaattttttttttttttaacttaaatggaCACAATTgggacaaaaaataatttttgttattgggtttcattaaaaacgtTGCAGTGTGTTGACTTTTACAGGCTTTTTGTTTCCCTGATGTCGTCATAAATCAGGAGGAGCTCAGAAAATTCCCCATTAGAATGAGCtccctgatggattctcagttgactcattctgcaaagaggctggaaaaggtaaacagcgcaatttttttttaatgaaacttaattacaaaaataatttttagccaaaatgtatgcatttacagaaaaaaaaagtccTGAAAGGTTGATCCCCCCTCCCTTTAAGCATTTGGAGGCGTAGTTAGGGAACCCTATGAGCTTACGAATGGACGTTTTTGAAGTATACCGTACCTTCAGAGGGAACTGTTGGGTGATCTCGGGTGCGTAGACGGCTCCTGACGGCTTCTTCTGTAGGGAGACCACCACAAAATACTCAAACAGTTGCCGTTCTTGGTACTCGATATGGTCGCGCTCGACGGTGTGATAGCGCGGGGTCAGGCTCATGCGGGATTTAACGTGTACCAGTCTCTCACTATGAGCTGGGAAGAAAAAGACACGGGGTCTTAACACTGCGGCTCATTTTTGCATCAGAAAATTTGCCCCTGGCTAAATAAtatgttataaaaaaaataaaaagtaataaaaatctaataaaaaaaaaaaaaattataaaaataaaaaataatacaataataataaaataaataaagttgaACAAATTAGCGGAATCCGAGTGATGCCGGATTATCAAATATTCTGGATTTaaggaagtaaaaaaaaagaaagaaaaaaaaacctaagaAAAAAATAAgagattaaaggggtattcttatgATGGCATATTGCTTGGACCCCAATGGTGTAGCACCTTGTATCCTGCGCAGCTGCGCTCCCGACCACCTGGCTGTTGGGGGCGCTGCTGCGTGGGAACCCCCCACCCCCTCAGACAGAGTGTCTGGATTATCAAATGGCAGATCATCGGAATTGTTACTCCGAAGTCTAGACACGTTTGTACCTTTGAGTTTCTCCTCCGTGTCGCTGTCTGACTCGCTATTGTCATCTGTCACTGAAAGAGAGAGCAAATATTTATTCCTGTAATCATAATGGTAGTGACTCACAGAGCGAGGAGAGGGCGTGGGCGGCCATTCCTGAAATTATAAAACACGTCTACTCCCCCGGGCTTCCCTGAGAAAAGCGCCACCCCTGACCGCAGGCTCTGTATGGTACTGCAGTTCCATTCAAGTAAATGAAGCTgacctgcaataccagacacggccAACAGATAAGGTGGCGCTCTAGAGCAGCCACGCTTCGCTAATGCTGCTCATCCCCTTTAAATATATTATGGCCTGATCTCGCCTATTAATGTTCTCCTACCTCGTCCCGAGTTGTTGTCGGTGGCCTGTGACAGCCTCTTGACTCTCTTCTTACCCCGCCGGGCCTCGTAAATGGAATTAATCCTCATCACAAGCTGCGGGTAGTAAAAATATCAAGCTATAATCATTATTTTAAGTTTGATGTTGGAAGAGACccccattaaatatttttcccCTTGATGACCCCATATGGATTTTTAAGCCGCCTGTAATATTCTAAAGCAAAAAAATCATATAGCTCCGCCCCCAAAGCCCCGCCCAACCAAAGCCCCGCCCCCAACAGTGACATGTGACCTAAATTCTGAGCTCCCACAATGCACGGCGCAATTTGTCTCTCGTTCGCGCAGCCCACCTTTGGGATTTTTCTCCTCCGTCGTCCATTCTGTTGGTCTCCCGTGCTGAAAAAGTTTTCGTCTGGGCTACTCGGAGAAGATGGGGGGCTAAGTTTACTGGGGGACGCCACGCCGTCCCTCCCCAGCTTCCTGAGGTCCGGCAGTTTGAAACTACGACGTTCGGAGTTATGCCTGAAGAACGGCTTCTGCTGCGCCTAAAGGGGACAGATATATAAAAATGGCAGCCTTAAAGGGGCGCTGAACTCAAATACAAACCCGTCAGTCTGGAAAAGGTAGGTTCCAAATATGCAAATATGTGATCTGCTATCTTTAATAttggaaacagcgccactcttatctataggttgtgtctggtattgcagctcagctcaatTTATATGAATAGATGTAGgttgcaataccagacataaccacaagggtggcgctgtttcattaaaaaaaaaacataatctcgACATATGCCCGTACCTTGATTTGGGCTCCGGTTGCAGGTCCTATAGTGGCCGGGAAGGCAGGAACGCACTTCTTGCTTAGACACCGACTGTCAGTCTCGATGTCTTCATAGGGGTTTTCTTTTGATGGAGGATCTAGGatggaaaaaaaaagaacaaaaagtgACATTTATATTATACAAATATTAACAGTTATTAAATTtactgagaaaaaaaagaaaaattctagaACTGTAATTTTTTCGTGAGGAGGCGCCTATGGCTTTCTGATCCTCTGCAATCGGTTCCCTGTAGAGGCCTCCTCGCCATAAGAAAGAGAAACGTAGGAGAATCGATCAAAGAGAACTGCCCCTTTAAGAAGTGCTCAAAGTGAACTGCCCCTTTAAGAAGTCTGCAAAATGGCCAATCCTTCTAAAAAATGTTAAGCTCAATAGACACAATTTCAAAAGTACAATCCCTTTAAGAAtggacaaaaaatgtaaaaaaacaaaaatgctccacaTAGGCACCTGGCGACATCTGAATCTTATGTCATTAATACTTGTGTTAAGCTGACCCTTTAAGAGCTGTCTGaagcagacaaaccctttaagaGCTGTCCATAGTTGACAACTCTTCCAgaaaaaagtggacaacccctattAAACTATCCAAAGTTCACAAACCCTTTAAGAACTTTCTAAAGCAGATAACTGCTTTACAAACTATCTGAAGcaggcaacccctttaagaactatccatagtggacaatccctttaaaaaccaTAAAAAGAGGACAACACCTTTAAAACTGTAAAGCAGGCAACTCCTTTCAGAACTGTCTgaagcagacaacccctttaagaactatATGAAGCAGACACTCTTTAGGAACTAtccatagtggacaacccctttaaaaagcatacAAAAAGTGGACATCCCTTTTATAACAGTCCAAAgttaacaacccctttaagaacgtTCTAATgaagataacccctttaagaactgtcagAAGCAGACAACCCCTTTGAGAACTGTccatagtggacaaaccctttaaaaaccATAAAAAAAGTGTTCAACCCCTTTATAGCAGCCCaaagttgacaacccctttaagagctttataaagcagacaacccctttaagacaaccATTTAGAAAAGTGTCTGTAGTGGTCAAACCATTTAAGAATTGTCTAaagaagacaacccctttaaaaaaaaactgctcaaagtggacattccctttaagaatgcTGACAACCATTTAAAAAGTGTCTGGTAGAGGTCATCCCCTTTTACACGGTGTTTTTAAATGGACGACCCCTCTAAGAATCATCCCCAATGTGTCCGCCCGGCAGCACCATgtggcggtatatatatatatgtatacggtGCGGCTATAAGTGGATCCTATGGACCGTGAATCCTGACATAACAGATAGGAGTCACGTGTAAGCAAGCTACAATTCCCAGCTAAAAACCAAAACcgtcgccccccccaccccctgactCCGCTCCTCCCCGGGGGtcacgctcttttgcagaaaacttCTGCAGAACTTGTTTGGAAACTTTCAGCTGAACTTTCGCTTTGTGATCAGAAGCCATCGGATGTGGCACAAAGTGACACAAAGTGACAAGAAGCGACAAACCCGGCAGAGAGCAGCTCAGCGAGGTCAGGAGGCGGCCGGTAAAGGCCCTCTAAAAATGTCGTGGCACCCCAACAGTTTTTCTAGCTCACCCTTCTTCCTCGCCATGGTGCACCTAACGCACGGGCTCGCCTCAATGTCACCTGATCAGGAAGTCAAAGCGTGAAACGCTCAGGTAGGGAAATCAGCGGGGAGGGCCAAAGGGTTAATAATATTTGTAATGGAAGAAGGGGAGGGCGCAGCTCTGCATCCTGTTAGTACTAGGCTAAGGTAACCTGCAGCTTCCCATCTGTTGTCACACAGAAGGAGATTAACCCTAAACAGGGACTGTCCCATGGGGGTCCGAATAAGCCCCCCGACCCAAAGATCAGCTCCAGGACAAGCAATGGTAGTTTAAACCCCCTGACGTGAAAAATTTGGATTTTAGTTGAATTTAATAACTTCAAAAAACACGCAAAATCATAATAAataagcgaaaaaataaaaaattataataataaaacaATGGTAGAATATAATAATAGAAAATATGTAAGTCTAAAAAGCAACAGAATAATATAAAtggtaaaataatataaaaaaaaccgatataataaataatataatcgTAAAAAGAGAATACAATAATATAACGGATGCTAAAAAATATaacaaaagtaataaaataatgGTAGAATATAGtaataaaaaatatgtaaatatAAAATAACAATAGAATAAAAATAGTAAAATGATATAAAATGTAATAAATAATATAGTGGTAGAAACTAATAATATATTGTAAATAGTATcatgtaaaaatatataataaataatacaatggtatatattaatgtaaaaaaaatctgaaatacaATAATGAGATTATAGTAATATAAAAATAGCTAAGTAAACAATAGACTAGATTATAAATAGTAAaatgatgtaaaatatatataataatataaataataaatacaatagtggtaaaatataatgtatatactatgtaaaaatatatataatataaaaatctAAAATGAATATAAAATAATGGTAGAATAAAATACTGTAAATggctataaaatatataaaataaataatacaaaatataagaaatataataatataaatGGTATGATACAAAACATATATAAGACATACATAACAGTACGCTAGAATGTAAATAGAATAATAATGTAAAAATATATTGAATATATAATGTTTGAATAATAACAGTatatttaa
Encoded here:
- the DENND2A gene encoding DENN domain-containing protein 2A isoform X2 — its product is MARKKDPPSKENPYEDIETDSRCLSKKCVPAFPATIGPATGAQIKAQQKPFFRHNSERRSFKLPDLRKLGRDGVASPSKLSPPSSPSSPDENFFSTGDQQNGRRRRKIPKLVMRINSIYEARRGKKRVKRLSQATDNNSGRVTDDNSESDSDTEEKLKAHSERLVHVKSRMSLTPRYHTVERDHIEYQERQLFEYFVVVSLQKKPSGAVYAPEITQQFPLKLERSFKFMREAGDQFKAIPQFCFPDAKDWSPVTEFESETFSFVLTGEDGSRRFGYCRRLLPSGKGKRLPEVYCIVSRLGCFNLFSKILDEVEKRRGISPALVQPFMRAIIDAPFPALGRKISVKNFLPGSGTEVIELCRPLDSRLEHVDFDALFSTLGVRHLIQVFASLLLERRVIFMADTLSTLSKCCHAMVALIYPFAWQHTYIPVLPPSMIDIVCSPTPFLIGLLSSSLPRLKELPVEEVLLVDLGNNRLLRQMEDEDSILPRKLQTALEQILEQRNELAAEIIQGSANGQQDSSSLNDIVSEAFVRFFVEIVGHYSLFMVPGEQDERTLLRDAFRKSVSSKSVRRFLEVFMETQMFGGFTQEREMRKQGNKGLFEVRAQEYLETLPGGEQSGVNRFFNRIGSKMRFLHKK